Genomic DNA from Podospora pseudoanserina strain CBS 124.78 chromosome 4, whole genome shotgun sequence:
TGACAATGTCCATCTCGACAAAGTACTTGTGGCCGGCATGGTACGCTCGGCATGTGTCGACCTTGAGGATCCTGTCGTCGTGTGTCACGCCCATGTAGATGAGCTTGGAGATGAACTCCTTGGGCGCCGACTTGCCCACCAGCAGCCAGATGTGCTCAAAGGCGTTGGACACCCACGAAAACAGGATGATCAACGCAACGAGGATGGCGCCGATGGGGTCCAGGTACCACGCAATCTTTTCGCCAACGACCGCCATGATCAAACCGAAGCTGTTGATGGCAATGTCGTTGCGGTGGTCGATGTAGAAGATGAACACGGTTGGGAACCTGCGATACATCAAGCAGTACACCATCATGCTACCCTTGGCAAAGACTATGAACTGTCAGTACCACTCATGACCTGACCGAATGCGATGTACATACTGGCAACACCGATGAAGACCAGTGGGACGATGTGAAGTTCCTCGGATTCTGTTGGCGCTCCGGCCCCTAGTGTTCGGCCAGACTCAATCTACGACATTGTAAGCATATTGTGGCCTGACACTTTGTTTTCAAGATGCTAACTCACCAACAGCTGGATAGCAACAGTAGTCATCAATGCACAAAACAGAATGATGGCCATGGCTTCTATTCTTGTACGGCCCTGCCTATTGTCAGCTACAATTCTCTGCATCAGGGACCACCACGTCAACTTACCACAGGATACTTGTACACGCTGGGCCTGGCAGCAAGCCACGAGGCTATCAACATCACGAACGACGAAACAAGATCCATGAAAGCATCGGCCGTGGTGGCGAAGAGAGCCAAAGATCCGGTCGAGATGGCGGCATACAGCTGAATGACGAACAGGCAAAAGTTGATGACGAAGGAGCCCCTGATGGCAAACTTGATCTTGGGGGCATATTTCGCATCTTTCTCAATGGCAACCtgctcttcatcatcggcacCCAGGAAGTCGTCAATAAGAGCATTCTGCTGGGCATAGTACTTCTTGAGTCTCCGTTTGTTGCCTTTAGGATGCTCAATCTTCATCTGCTTCTGACTGATGTTCTCACGACGGTGCCTAGCAATATCGAGAGGATCCGCGAGCGAGGTTGTCGTGGCTTGTCTGGTTGGACCGGCTGGAATGGCGACTTCTTTCTCAGCTGCTGTACTGGCTGGCTCTGCACCGGGCTGGGCATCCGACTGGAtctcgggggaggtggaagctGGTGCATTTTCAGGGGGGCTGGCTCCTGTTACCATGTGTTAGACTGCCAAGCTTCATGATGTTCAAGCCTACGACTTGACAAGACAAGCCTGTCTGCAGCATGATTTCGAGGTTCAGATGGGTACGTACCTGCCGGCCGGCCATCGTCTGAAGTGCCCTGGGTTGCCATTGGACTGTCAATCTTGGGTCTGAAGTGGGACGGTTGGGTTCGACAAGCTTGAATTACAATCGAAATCCTATGGCAGGAACTATCAAGAGATGCGCCAGAGATGGCGACAGTATTATAGGACTGAGCAACCAGCCATTTCACAACTCAGGAGAGCGGCCTCAATCCACTAAGCGGGATTTCGCCATGTCACATTTGCAACCTACATCCAACCCATTCCTGATTTGGGCAAGAAAGGGTCAAGTTTACAATTCCAttcacatcaccatcacatcaccac
This window encodes:
- a CDS encoding hypothetical protein (COG:P; EggNog:ENOG503NTWT), whose protein sequence is MVTGASPPENAPASTSPEIQSDAQPGAEPASTAAEKEVAIPAGPTRQATTTSLADPLDIARHRRENISQKQMKIEHPKGNKRRLKKYYAQQNALIDDFLGADDEEQVAIEKDAKYAPKIKFAIRGSFVINFCLFVIQLYAAISTGSLALFATTADAFMDLVSSFVMLIASWLAARPSVYKYPVGRTRIEAMAIILFCALMTTVAIQLLFIVFAKGSMMVYCLMYRRFPTVFIFYIDHRNDIAINSFGLIMAVVGEKIAWYLDPIGAILVALIILFSWVSNAFEHIWLLVGKSAPKEFISKLIYMGVTHDDRILKVDTCRAYHAGHKYFVEMDIVMDEGLPLKVTHDVGQDLQRKLEGLADVERAFVHVDYDHQHDVNEEHKPLFAPKSNVKRSLKDIILFRKPKMAASGDSSSETTATQ